From Ficedula albicollis isolate OC2 chromosome 5, FicAlb1.5, whole genome shotgun sequence, one genomic window encodes:
- the EIF4G2 gene encoding eukaryotic translation initiation factor 4 gamma 2 produces the protein RFCFSLPRQFNFILLKILRCQAAKVESAIAEGGASRFSASSGGGGGRGAPQHYPKTASNSEFLGKTPGQNAQKWIPSRSTRRDDDSANDKERHDAIFRKVRGILNKLTPEKFDKLCLELLNVGVESKLILKGVILLIVDKALEEPKYSSLYAQLCLRLAEDAPNFDGPSAESHPGQKQSTTFRRLLISKLQDEFENRTRNVDIYDKHDGPLLPEEEEQRAIAKIKMLGNIKFIGELGKLDLIHESILHKCIKTLLEKKKRVQLKDMGEDLECLCQIMRTVGPRLDHAKAKSLMDQYFARMRSLMSSKELPARIRFLLQDTVELREHNWVPRKAFLDNGPKTINQIRQDAVKDLGVFIPAPMSQGMRSDFFLEGPFMPPRMKLDRDPLGGLADMFGQMPGSGIGTGPGVIQDRFSPTMGRHRSNQLFNGHGGHLMPSAQSQFGDLGKSFLKSQGQSQLYHTQNQGLLSQQQGQSKDMPPRFSKKGQLNADEISLRPAQSFLMNKNQVPKLQPQITMIPPSAQPPRTQTPPLGQPPQLGLKTNPPLIQEKPAKTTKKPPPSKEELLKQTEAVVTEYLNNGNANDAVNTVREMRAPKHFIPEMLSKVILQSLDRSDEDKEKASTLISLLKQEGIATSDNFMQAFLNVLDQCPKLEVDIPLVKSYLAQFAARAIISDLVSISELAQPLESGTHFPLFLLCLQQLAKLQDREWLTELFQQSKVNMQKMLPEIDQNKDRMLEILEGKGLSFLFPLLKLEKELLKQIKSDPSPQAIYKWIKDNISPKLHVDKGFVNILMTSFLQYISSEVNPPSDESDSSSAPSKEQLEQEKQLLLSFKPVMQKFLHDHVDLQVSALYALQVHCYNSNFPKGMLLRFFVHFYDMEIIEEEAFLAWKEDITQEFPGKGKALFQVNQWLTWLETAEEEESEEEGD, from the exons aggttttgtttttccctacCCCgtcaatttaattttattcttttgaagaTTCTTCGTTGTCAAGCCGCCAAAGTGGAGAGTGCGATTGCAGAAGGGGGTGCTTCTCGTTTCAG TGCTTCTTCAGGCGGAGGAGGTGGTAGGGGTGCACCTCAGCACTATCCCAAGACTGCCAGCAACAG CGAGTTCCTGGGGAAAACCCCAGGGCAAAACGCTCAGAAATGGATTCCTTCACGAAGCACTAGACGAGATGACGACTCCGCAAACGACAAAGAACGACATGATGCAATCTTCAGGAAAGTAAGAGG cATACTAAATAAGCTTACTCCTGAAAAGTTTGACAAGCTATGCCTTGAGCTCCTCAATGTGGGTGTAGAATCTAAGCTCATCCTAAAAGGGGTCATACTGCTG ATCGTAGACAAAGCCCTTGAAGAGCCCAAGTATAGCTCACTGTACGCTCAACTATGTCTGCGACTGGCAGAAGATGCACCCAACTTTGATGGCCCATCAGCAGAGAGTCATCCAGGACAGAAGCAAAGCACA ACATTCAGACGCCTCCTAATATCTAAACTTCAAGATGAATTTGAAAACCGAACCAGAAATGTTGATA tctATGATAAGCATGATGGTCCCCTCctccctgaggaggaggaacagaGAGCCATTGCCAAGATCAAGATGCTGGGGAACATCAAATTCATTGGAGAACTTGGCAAGCTTGATCTTATTCATGAATCTATCCTTCATAAGTGCATCAAAACA cttttggaaaagaagaagagagtTCAACTCAAAGATATGGGGGAGGATTTGGAGTGCCTCTGTCAGATAATGAGGACAGTGGGACCTAGATTAGATCATGCGAAAGCCAAG TCCTTAATGGATCAGTACTTTGCCCGTATGCGCTCCTTGATGTCAAGTAAGGAATTGCCAGCAAGGATTCGTTTCCTGCTGCAG gatACTGTGGAGTTGAGAGAACACAACTGGGTTCCTCGCAAAGCTTTTCTTGACAATGGACCAAAGACTATCAATCAAATCCGTCAAGATGCAGTAAAA gaTCTGGGAGTTTTTATTCCTGCTCCTATGTCTCAAGGGATGCGAAGCGACTTCTTTCTGGAGGGACCCTTTATGCCACCCAGGATGAAACTTGACAGGGACCCACTCGGAGGGCTTGCTGATATGTTTGGACAAATGCCAG GTAGCGGAATTGGTACTGGTCCAGGGGTTATTCAGGATAGATTCTCACCCACCATGGGACGCCATCGTTCAAACCAACTCTTCAATGGCCATGGGGGTCACCTCATGCCTTCTGCTCAATCCCAGTTTGGAGACCTAGGCAAATCTTTTCTGAAAAGTCAG GGGCAAAGCCAACTCTACCATACCCAGAATCAGGGACTCTTATCCCAGCAACAAGGACAGTCGAAGGATATGCCACCTCGGTTTTCTAAGAAAGGACAGCTTAATGCAGATGAG ATTAGCCTGAGACCTGCTCAGTCTTTTCTAATGAATAAAAACCAAGTGCCAAAGCTTCAGCCCCAGATAACTATGATTCCTCCCAGTGCTCAACCACCACGCACTCAGACACCGCCTTTGGGACAg CCGCCTCAACTTGGTCTTAAAACAAATCCACCACTTATACAAGAGAAGCCTGCAAAGACCACCAAGAAACCACCTCCTTCTAAGGAAGAGCTGCTTAAACAAACT GAGGCTGTTGTGACTGAATATCTGAACAACGGAAATGCTAATGATGCTGTCAATACTGTGAGAGAAATGAGAGCTCCGAAACACTTCATTCCTGAGATGCTGAGCAAAGTAATCCTTCAATCCCTAGACAGATCAGATGAGGACAAAGAGAAAGCAAGTACATTGATCAGCTTGCTCAAGCAGGAGGGAATAGCCACCAGTGACAACTTCATGCAG GCATTCCTGAATGTATTGGACCAGTGCCCCAAACTGGAGGTGGACATCCCATTGGTGAAATCCTACTTAGCACAGTTTGCAGCCCGTGCCATTATTTCAGACCTGGTGAGCATTTCCGAACTGGCTCAACCACTGGAGAGTGGCACccatttccctctcttcctgctctgtctTCAGCAGTTAGCTAAGTTACAAGACCGTGAATGGCTAACAGAATTGTTCCAACAAAGCAAAGTGAACATGCAGAAAATGTTACCAG AAATTGACCAGAACAAGGACCGCATGCTGGAGATCTTGGAAGGGAAGGGGCTTAGCTTCTTGTTCCCGCTTCTGAAACTGGAGAAGGAACTgctaaagcaaataaaatcgGATCCATCCCCTCAAGCCATCTATAAGTGGATTAAAGATAACATTTCACCCAAGCTTCATGTAGATAAGGGATTTGTGAATATATTGATGACCAG tttCTTGCAGTATATTTCTAGTGAAGTAAACCCACCCAGTGACGAATCGGATTCTTCATCTGCTCCATCTAAAGAGCAGCTTgagcaggaaaaacagctgcttctttccttcAAGCCAGTGATGCAGAAGTTCCTCCATGACCATGTTGATCTGCAAGTGAGTGCTTTGTATGCACTCCAGGTGCACTGCTACAACAGTAATTTTCCAAAAG GCATGTTACTGCGCTTCTTTGTTCATTTCTATGACATGGAGATCATTGAAGAAGAAGCCTTCTTGGCATGGAAAGAAGACATTACTCAAGAGTTTCCAGGCAAAGGCAAAGCTTTATTCCAG GTAAACCAGTGGTTAACCTGGCTGGAAACTGCTGAAGAAGAAGAATCTGAAGAAGAAGGTGACTAA